In Pleurocapsa sp. PCC 7319, the following are encoded in one genomic region:
- a CDS encoding GrpB family protein, giving the protein MKSEAEIMSVTVGAPDVLNNTIHLADSDPAWPSVFAELEQEIRHALEDKVLLLEHVGSTSVPGLSAKPIIDMVLAVADSSDESGYVPQLETIGYVLKIREPDWYQHRVLKLQATQANLHVFTSGCEEIERMIAFRDRLRNHPEDLKLYETTKRKLSQQTWKYLQDYADSKSAVVRKIMERALLEQNNVLGE; this is encoded by the coding sequence ATGAAAAGTGAAGCAGAAATCATGTCAGTCACGGTTGGTGCTCCTGATGTGTTGAATAATACGATTCATCTTGCAGATTCCGATCCAGCTTGGCCATCGGTATTTGCTGAATTAGAGCAGGAAATTCGTCATGCTTTAGAAGATAAGGTACTTCTGCTCGAACATGTAGGTTCAACGTCTGTACCTGGACTGTCAGCAAAACCAATTATTGATATGGTCTTGGCAGTTGCAGATTCATCTGATGAGTCTGGTTACGTACCTCAGCTAGAAACTATAGGGTATGTACTGAAGATTCGAGAACCCGATTGGTACCAGCACCGGGTCTTAAAGCTACAAGCCACTCAAGCAAATCTACACGTGTTTACCTCAGGCTGTGAAGAAATTGAGCGCATGATAGCCTTTCGCGATCGCTTAAGAAACCATCCTGAAGATCTGAAATTATATGAAACAACTAAACGTAAGCTATCTCAACAAACCTGGAAATACCTACAGGATTACGCGGACTCTAAGTCAGCAGTTGTTCGGAAAATAATGGAGCGAGCTCTTCTAGAGCAAAATAATGTTTTAGGTGAATAA
- a CDS encoding DUF1254 domain-containing protein: protein MQNRAEKVTPETYIRAETDFAFARFQENAGDKINQFYYITEPTPLDQQDVIRMNRDTLYAGAVVDIKGGATVTIPEFPDDRYFSVYVIDNDHYAAAVFYEPGTHKIPDDTRYVGLVQRIRLMDPSDEEDIALVNRLQKSITIQASSSELFPEPKWDKESMLTLRAEYEKEFQKFDQYDPDWMGARGEVDEKTRHLAAAGAWGLFPEEDAVYINYTGSANPNQCYKATYQVPENDAFWSISVYGKDGFIKSDNNTINDQNVVFNDDGTFTAYFGSKECCGEQANRVDITEGWNFLMRVYRPGKTVLSQEYKLPEVEVVNTEVSGTLTTVTKENFIVAETDKYFSDHVKNHPVNTIRHSRKMSSKDNQFVIRENQDVLYSHAVVDISEGATLVNPAWDVYSVIQVIDEHHYTIAVVYPGDEVTISSDMVELGDHVFLNIRTGVRSLDEAGMKEAHEHQDNIRIFAKSAKPYISKGFDRESLDKIRAELEARKEEIIKPWPMFGTKNEVDPEKFLIASAAGWGGLPAEHASYSVTIQPSPDLSSSGEAASLTLPVPPLNFEQGGFFSVTAYDKDGWIATEPFALNNRQAKPNEDGSYTFRFNSPNAENNINIVPGWNMLIRLYMPNSLNEILAYINEIDRSVKVEKLNP from the coding sequence ATGCAAAATAGAGCAGAAAAAGTGACTCCGGAAACCTACATCCGCGCGGAGACAGACTTTGCATTCGCTCGCTTTCAGGAAAATGCCGGAGACAAAATCAATCAGTTTTATTACATCACCGAACCCACGCCACTCGATCAGCAAGATGTGATCCGAATGAATCGCGACACTCTGTACGCTGGAGCGGTAGTCGACATTAAGGGTGGCGCAACCGTTACGATTCCAGAGTTTCCTGACGATCGCTATTTCTCAGTTTACGTCATCGACAACGACCATTACGCTGCCGCTGTATTTTATGAGCCTGGGACCCACAAAATTCCTGACGATACCCGCTATGTAGGGTTAGTCCAACGAATTCGGCTGATGGATCCTTCAGACGAGGAGGATATTGCTCTCGTCAATCGCCTGCAGAAGAGCATCACGATTCAGGCATCTAGCTCTGAGCTTTTTCCAGAACCCAAGTGGGATAAAGAATCGATGCTGACACTCCGTGCTGAGTATGAAAAAGAGTTTCAGAAATTCGATCAATACGACCCGGATTGGATGGGAGCTCGTGGCGAGGTTGATGAGAAGACGCGCCACCTCGCCGCAGCCGGCGCGTGGGGACTGTTCCCTGAAGAAGACGCGGTCTACATTAACTATACTGGTTCTGCCAACCCCAACCAATGCTACAAGGCCACTTACCAGGTCCCTGAAAACGATGCCTTCTGGTCGATCTCAGTTTACGGTAAGGATGGCTTCATCAAGTCGGACAACAACACCATTAATGACCAAAATGTCGTTTTTAATGACGATGGAACATTCACCGCCTACTTTGGCTCCAAGGAATGCTGCGGCGAACAGGCAAATCGAGTGGACATCACCGAGGGCTGGAATTTCCTGATGCGCGTTTATCGTCCTGGGAAAACTGTACTTTCACAAGAATACAAGCTTCCCGAAGTCGAGGTGGTAAATACAGAAGTGTCTGGCACTTTGACGACCGTGACTAAGGAAAACTTCATTGTCGCGGAGACCGACAAATACTTTTCCGACCATGTAAAGAACCACCCTGTTAATACGATCCGGCACTCACGCAAGATGTCTAGCAAAGACAATCAGTTTGTGATCCGTGAGAACCAGGATGTCCTTTACAGTCACGCGGTAGTTGATATCTCGGAAGGGGCAACCCTCGTGAATCCAGCCTGGGACGTGTATTCTGTGATTCAGGTAATTGACGAGCACCACTACACCATCGCAGTCGTCTATCCGGGAGACGAAGTCACTATCAGCTCCGATATGGTCGAACTCGGAGACCATGTGTTCCTCAACATTCGCACTGGCGTCAGAAGTCTGGACGAGGCAGGCATGAAGGAAGCCCATGAGCATCAGGATAACATCAGAATTTTTGCTAAGTCAGCCAAACCTTACATTTCGAAAGGATTCGACCGCGAGAGCCTCGACAAGATCCGCGCGGAACTGGAAGCTCGAAAGGAAGAAATCATCAAGCCATGGCCGATGTTCGGAACCAAGAACGAAGTAGATCCTGAAAAATTTCTGATCGCTAGTGCGGCAGGCTGGGGTGGGCTGCCAGCAGAGCACGCGAGTTACTCGGTCACGATTCAGCCATCTCCTGATCTCTCTTCATCTGGCGAAGCAGCATCTCTAACACTGCCCGTTCCTCCTCTCAATTTTGAACAGGGCGGCTTCTTTTCTGTGACCGCCTATGACAAGGACGGGTGGATCGCAACAGAGCCATTCGCGCTTAACAACCGACAGGCTAAGCCGAACGAAGATGGGTCCTATACCTTCCGATTCAACAGCCCTAACGCTGAAAACAACATCAACATCGTGCCGGGTTGGAATATGCTGATTCGATTGTATATGCCCAATAGCTTGAACGAAATTCTGGCTTACATCAACGAGATTGATCGGTCTGTCAAGGTTGAGAAACTCAATCCTTGA
- a CDS encoding IS701 family transposase — protein sequence MDVELQILKHLKRDARPTISIIDQYCFAYHDLFPEVRSYECFKYLHQGIISPIKRKSLPEIAKVVGISSPQSLHHFIANSPWSVEDLKQKRLELTIKALKEKKITVIIDETGDRKKGKKTDYVAKQYLGSVGKIDSGIVSVNAYGVYENVTFPLIFKIFKPKGTLKPEDKYKTKIELASIIITELVEFGFNIELVLADSLYGEASNFLSTLNKYKLPWIVSIRSNHGVWMPNNQRVRANKWCKFTRTFSNQKSENRYIREIIYGKRHHITYWQLTTDTETMPENSTSFVMTNIQDTKSKMKKTLGNLYGLRTWVEYAFRQCKQELGWTDYRFTNFAEINRWWEIVMSTYLMISLNTQVFLSLNTSDSQNHQTEISASFTTHPQWNYQTGWKNVLNNFRLLIQPSLLLWLIFPWLEIFPNSSLLLGLHNLIDSINQLTTLPLSG from the coding sequence ATGGATGTGGAGCTACAGATTCTCAAACATTTGAAACGAGATGCTCGCCCGACAATATCAATCATTGACCAATATTGCTTTGCTTATCATGACCTATTTCCTGAAGTTAGAAGTTACGAATGTTTCAAATATTTACATCAAGGTATTATCTCACCAATTAAAAGGAAGTCATTGCCAGAAATAGCAAAGGTAGTGGGAATATCATCACCCCAATCGTTACATCATTTTATAGCTAACTCGCCTTGGTCAGTAGAAGATTTAAAGCAGAAAAGATTGGAATTGACGATTAAAGCTTTAAAAGAGAAAAAAATTACAGTGATAATTGATGAAACAGGAGATAGAAAGAAAGGAAAAAAAACTGATTATGTTGCCAAACAGTATTTAGGAAGTGTAGGTAAAATAGATAGCGGTATTGTCTCAGTAAACGCTTATGGAGTCTATGAAAATGTTACTTTTCCCTTAATATTTAAAATATTCAAGCCAAAAGGAACACTAAAACCAGAAGATAAGTATAAAACGAAGATTGAACTAGCATCAATAATTATTACAGAATTAGTAGAATTTGGATTCAATATCGAATTAGTATTGGCAGATAGTCTATATGGCGAAGCCAGTAATTTTCTCTCAACTTTGAATAAATACAAATTACCGTGGATTGTCTCCATTAGAAGTAATCACGGAGTCTGGATGCCTAACAATCAAAGAGTAAGAGCTAATAAATGGTGTAAATTTACCAGAACTTTTAGCAATCAAAAATCTGAAAATAGATATATTCGCGAAATCATTTATGGTAAAAGACATCACATAACTTATTGGCAATTAACCACTGATACAGAAACCATGCCAGAGAATTCTACTTCTTTTGTTATGACCAATATTCAAGACACTAAAAGTAAGATGAAAAAGACTCTTGGTAACTTATATGGATTAAGAACATGGGTGGAATATGCTTTTCGACAATGCAAACAAGAACTTGGTTGGACTGATTATCGATTTACTAATTTTGCTGAAATTAATAGATGGTGGGAAATTGTCATGAGTACCTATTTGATGATTAGTTTAAATACCCAAGTTTTCTTATCTTTGAATACATCTGATAGTCAAAATCATCAAACAGAAATCTCAGCTAGTTTTACTACTCATCCACAATGGAATTATCAAACTGGATGGAAGAATGTTTTGAATAATTTTCGTCTTCTGATTCAACCAAGCCTTCTTTTGTGGTTAATTTTTCCTTGGCTAGAGATATTTCCTAATTCTTCTTTATTGCTAGGATTACATAACTTAATTGATAGCATCAATCAATTAACAACACTGCCTCTTTCTGGATAA
- a CDS encoding SH3 domain-containing protein, producing MAVVNLGIIRFLGLTSSLFLAMVLSVLAQSKSGWQDWQPVPSSRESLPFHAGFSNTELGSHLDYKDLCEQRANALDVSPTYWYRLSDLFWEIGTGEVEFGCQVEGQFVVTQTSRAIQVGLDDRVCLQVQSDFGNGLRVRQEPKISSRQVGTLRNGEEVFYMPPPALIITESRGRQWINVQQGELDAWVSLSTGEGEYVNFQLCLPDV from the coding sequence ATGGCAGTTGTGAATTTAGGTATCATTCGTTTTTTGGGATTAACCAGCAGTTTATTCCTAGCAATGGTTCTGAGTGTATTGGCTCAGTCGAAATCCGGTTGGCAAGACTGGCAACCTGTTCCTTCGTCTCGAGAGTCTCTTCCCTTTCATGCTGGGTTCTCTAATACGGAGTTGGGTAGTCATCTAGATTATAAGGATCTTTGTGAGCAAAGAGCGAATGCATTAGATGTCTCCCCTACCTATTGGTACCGCCTAAGTGACCTTTTCTGGGAAATTGGTACAGGCGAAGTAGAGTTCGGCTGCCAGGTAGAGGGGCAGTTTGTGGTGACCCAGACCAGTAGAGCTATACAGGTTGGTCTAGATGATCGGGTTTGTCTTCAGGTTCAGAGCGACTTTGGTAATGGATTGCGTGTGCGGCAAGAACCCAAGATATCTTCGCGACAGGTGGGTACACTGCGCAATGGCGAAGAGGTTTTTTATATGCCCCCACCGGCACTAATCATTACAGAATCCAGGGGTCGACAATGGATAAATGTACAACAAGGTGAGTTAGATGCCTGGGTTTCTCTATCGACTGGAGAAGGAGAATATGTGAATTTTCAACTGTGCCTACCTGATGTTTGA
- a CDS encoding HAD family hydrolase codes for MNPTIEVILFDLGGVLVELGNTPIPMEWLPGDSQFNLSNWFASEIAKSFEKGLINAQTFAETLRIDLNIEASSEEIIQHFTDWPIGPFTGSHEILKSVENKFRLAVLSNTNELHWPRITSEFGISSYFEHIFASHRLKMAKPDLEIFEHVISEMNVEPNNILFMDDNQNNIKASKRLGIHGVHVGGIRQVHRTLFEVGAIDA; via the coding sequence ATGAACCCAACTATTGAAGTAATTTTATTCGACCTAGGTGGAGTGCTAGTCGAATTAGGCAATACTCCAATTCCCATGGAATGGTTGCCTGGTGATAGCCAGTTTAATCTTTCAAATTGGTTTGCCTCCGAGATAGCAAAATCTTTTGAGAAAGGATTAATTAATGCACAGACATTTGCGGAAACATTAAGAATAGACCTAAACATCGAAGCCTCTTCCGAGGAAATAATACAACACTTTACTGATTGGCCTATCGGTCCATTTACTGGCTCACATGAAATATTGAAGAGTGTAGAAAATAAATTCAGGCTCGCCGTTTTATCAAATACCAATGAGCTTCACTGGCCTAGAATTACAAGTGAATTTGGGATTAGCAGTTATTTTGAACATATATTCGCATCTCACAGATTGAAAATGGCGAAACCAGATTTAGAAATATTTGAGCATGTTATTAGCGAGATGAATGTTGAGCCAAATAACATATTATTTATGGATGATAACCAGAATAATATCAAGGCATCTAAAAGACTCGGAATTCATGGTGTTCATGTAGGTGGAATTAGACAGGTTCATCGAACACTATTTGAAGTAGGTGCAATTGATGCCTAA
- a CDS encoding IS1634 family transposase has translation MDIQVKNLDHLGIVAGIVDQIGLVEEIDKQIEQHPQQIISTGQVVKAMILNGLGFVSAPLYLFSEFFVGKATEHLLGEGIKPEHLNDDRIGRALDSLSNQGLTTLFTSIAMLAHQRFNLLTKSLHLDSSSFSLEGSYEIETADESTESTESIESVKITYGYSKDHRPDLKQFMMDVICTGDGDVPLFVRIGNGNESDRAVFAQLIEQFKQEWNLDSIYVADSALYSSANIQQLGELNWITLVPRSIKTAKILAESIEGEVLVESKIPGYRIASCCCDYGGVHQRWLIIESEKRLNSDLKQLEKRLTKQLKIATSELKSLMRQDFACAADAKKAAEKLSRNWKYHSLELIDIETDAHYTKAGRPRKNQSPEHFTYRIKAQVVPVDEVIEIARRQAGRFVLATNVLDEKILTNDEILTEYKGQQSSERGFRFLKDPLFFTSSVFLNTPRRVAALAMVMGLCLLVYTLGQRQLRQVLAHSEQTIPNQLKKPTSTPTLRWVFQCFQAVHLVHLNHQIQVSNLTDTRLKILRFFGNPCQKYYLIC, from the coding sequence ATGGATATCCAAGTTAAAAACTTAGACCACCTAGGTATAGTAGCAGGAATCGTTGACCAAATAGGATTAGTTGAAGAAATAGATAAGCAAATAGAGCAACATCCCCAACAAATCATCAGCACAGGACAAGTGGTGAAAGCTATGATTCTCAATGGATTAGGGTTTGTCAGTGCACCGCTGTACTTATTTAGTGAGTTTTTCGTTGGCAAAGCAACGGAACATCTTTTAGGAGAGGGGATTAAACCAGAACATCTGAATGATGACCGAATTGGAAGAGCTTTGGATAGCTTGTCGAATCAAGGATTAACGACCTTATTCACTAGCATTGCGATGTTAGCCCATCAAAGATTTAACCTTTTGACCAAGAGTCTACATCTAGATTCGAGTAGCTTTAGTTTGGAGGGAAGCTATGAAATAGAAACCGCAGATGAATCAACCGAATCAACCGAATCAATCGAATCCGTCAAGATAACTTACGGCTACTCCAAAGATCATCGACCAGATTTAAAACAATTCATGATGGATGTTATCTGTACAGGAGATGGAGATGTCCCCCTGTTTGTGAGGATAGGAAATGGAAACGAATCCGACCGTGCTGTTTTTGCTCAATTGATCGAGCAATTTAAACAGGAATGGAATCTGGATAGTATCTACGTTGCTGACAGTGCGCTTTACAGTTCAGCAAATATTCAACAACTGGGAGAGTTAAACTGGATTACCCTTGTCCCTCGAAGTATAAAAACCGCCAAAATCTTAGCTGAATCAATCGAAGGCGAGGTGTTGGTTGAGAGCAAAATTCCAGGTTATCGTATTGCATCATGTTGTTGCGATTATGGAGGAGTTCATCAACGTTGGCTAATTATTGAAAGTGAAAAGCGTCTTAATAGCGATCTCAAGCAACTCGAAAAGCGACTAACAAAACAACTTAAAATAGCGACAAGTGAACTTAAGTCACTGATGAGACAAGATTTTGCCTGTGCTGCCGATGCCAAAAAAGCGGCGGAAAAACTTAGCCGCAACTGGAAATATCATTCCTTAGAATTAATCGACATTGAGACTGATGCTCACTACACAAAGGCAGGACGACCTAGGAAAAATCAGTCTCCTGAACATTTTACCTATCGTATCAAGGCTCAAGTTGTTCCTGTAGATGAGGTAATTGAGATTGCCAGAAGACAAGCAGGAAGGTTTGTTCTCGCTACTAATGTTCTCGATGAGAAGATTCTGACTAATGATGAGATTTTAACTGAATATAAAGGTCAGCAAAGTTCGGAAAGGGGTTTCCGATTCTTGAAAGATCCTCTGTTTTTTACTTCGAGTGTCTTTTTGAATACTCCTCGGCGAGTGGCAGCCCTGGCAATGGTTATGGGTTTGTGTTTGCTAGTTTATACTCTCGGTCAACGTCAATTAAGACAAGTCTTAGCTCATTCCGAGCAGACTATTCCCAACCAACTCAAGAAACCCACCTCTACTCCTACACTAAGATGGGTATTTCAGTGTTTTCAGGCGGTTCATCTTGTTCATTTGAATCATCAAATACAAGTTTCTAATCTTACTGACACCCGACTGAAGATCTTACGGTTTTTTGGAAACCCTTGCCAAAAATATTATTTAATCTGCTGA
- a CDS encoding polysaccharide deacetylase family protein: MLLRRQLRLFVIFTIVIFLLAIAILLNPSPRIISSLSTYICPAARYFYRVDRPVIALTIDDSPDNNGLVPNTTSAILDTLAQYQIKATFFIITSKAKNNPQLINQIVKQGHELGNHLTVDESSIKLGNQFEAEFVKADRFLAKFAAINWFRPGHGWCNSSMTQIVHKYNYEIALGSVWSYDTAITSDRFSSWYIQRNIRPGSIIILHDSDDKSDIRGINTVKTLNKIIPQLQQRGYHFVTLSELEKMII, from the coding sequence ATGTTGTTAAGACGTCAACTGCGACTTTTTGTAATTTTTACTATCGTTATTTTTTTACTGGCGATCGCAATATTACTTAATCCCTCACCGAGAATAATTTCCAGTTTATCTACCTATATCTGTCCAGCAGCCAGATATTTCTACAGAGTAGATCGACCCGTAATCGCGTTAACCATTGATGACAGTCCAGATAATAACGGATTAGTTCCTAATACAACATCAGCGATTTTAGATACTTTAGCTCAGTATCAAATTAAAGCAACTTTTTTTATTATTACCAGCAAGGCAAAAAATAATCCTCAATTAATTAATCAGATTGTCAAACAAGGACATGAATTAGGTAATCATCTAACAGTCGATGAATCTAGTATTAAATTAGGCAACCAATTTGAAGCCGAATTTGTGAAAGCAGATCGATTTTTAGCTAAATTTGCTGCTATTAATTGGTTTCGTCCCGGTCATGGATGGTGTAATTCGAGTATGACTCAAATAGTTCATAAATATAATTATGAGATTGCCTTGGGGTCAGTATGGTCTTACGATACAGCAATTACTTCTGATAGATTTTCTAGCTGGTATATTCAGCGAAATATTCGCCCGGGCTCAATAATTATTCTTCATGATAGCGACGATAAAAGTGATATTAGAGGTATAAATACTGTAAAGACATTAAATAAAATTATTCCTCAATTGCAACAACGAGGCTATCATTTTGTCACCCTTTCAGAATTGGAAAAAATGATTATCTAG